Proteins encoded in a region of the Tachyglossus aculeatus isolate mTacAcu1 chromosome 11, mTacAcu1.pri, whole genome shotgun sequence genome:
- the TMUB2 gene encoding transmembrane and ubiquitin-like domain-containing protein 2, with amino-acid sequence MEPPDATFIEGVGNEVTVVVGVAVLALALVLAWLSTYVADGSGQLLGTIVAAGDAAGLRVDHLVGGSVAPQPAEPPGSPARGEEKAEGEGGEPEPPGEPGAGGGAESGPDPLLDIRGLPPRVPEEEEGGPGPPAPGPGGTSPSLISVRLKFLNDTEELALAHPEDTVGTLKSKYFPGQEQRVKLIYRGRLLQDPARTLRSLHVTDNCVIHCQRGPAPAPPDPGAPPGPAPQPAASGLSALGLGNLMVPAFVVMLGVIWYFRINYRQLFTAPATVSLVGITVFFSFLVFGMYGR; translated from the exons ATGGAGCCCCCCGACGCCACCTTCATCGAGGGGGTGGGCAACGAGGTGACGGTGGTCGTGGGCGTGGCGGTGCTGGCCCTGGCGCTGGTGTTGGCCTGGCTGTCCACCTACGTGGCCGACGGCAGCGGCCAGCTGCTGGGCACCATCGTGGCGGCCGGGGACGCCGCGGGCCTCCGGGTGGACCACCTCGTGGGCGGCTCCGTGGCCCCCCAGCCGGCCGAGCCCCCGGGGTCGCCCGCCCGCGGCGAGGAGAAGGCcgagggagagggcggggagccCGAGCCCCCCGGGGAGcccggggccggcggcggggccgAGTCCGGCCCGGACCCCCTTCTGGATATCCGGGGGCTGCCCCCACGggtcccggaggaggaggagggcggccccgggcccccggcccccggccccggcgggACCAGCCCGAGCCTCATCAGTGTGCGCCTCAAGTTCCTGAACGACACGGAGGagctggccctggcccaccccgAGGACACCGTGGGGACCCTCAAGAG CAAGTACTTCCCCGGCCAAGAGCAGCGGGTGAAGCTCATCTACCGCGGCCGGCTGCTGCAGGACCCGGCCCGCACCCTGCGGTCCCTCCACGTCACCGACAACTGCGTCATCCACTGCCAGCGCGGCCCCGCTCCGGCCCCCCCGGACCCCGGGGCGCCCCCGGGCCCGGCGCCCCAGCCCGCCGCCTCCGGCCTCTCCGCCCTCGGCCTGGGCAACCTCATGGTGCCCGCGTTCGTGGTCATGCTGGGCGTCATCTGGTACTTCCGCATCAACTACCGCCAGCTCTTCACCGCGCCCGCCACCGTCTCCCTGGTGGGCATCACCGTCTTCTTCAGCTTCCTGGTGTTCGGCATGTACGGGCGGTGA